A genomic region of Phragmites australis chromosome 2, lpPhrAust1.1, whole genome shotgun sequence contains the following coding sequences:
- the LOC133908354 gene encoding uncharacterized protein LOC133908354, with translation MAAQALPLLRWSRSVSSLRARSSPAAPRRLFSALRRPAAARCEAGSKVVLKGMDYPELEDWVQAQGFRPGQAMMLWKCLYGNNVWAHCHDELAGLNKDFRKMITEHAHLKALTVKDILTASDGTRKILFSLEDGPVIETVIIPCARGRTTVCVSSQVGCAMNCQFCFTGRMGLRKHLLTAEIVEQAVFARRLFSDEFGSITNVVFMGMGEPLHNIDNVIKASAIMVDEQGLHFSPRKVTVSTSGLVPQLKRFLHESNCALAVSLNATTDEVRNWIMPINRKYNLNLLLGTLREGLRFRKNYKVLFEYVMLSGVNDSMDDAKRLIELVHGIPCKINLISFNPHSGSQFKPTPDEKIIEFRNVLIQSGLVVFLRLSRGDDQMAACGQLGEPGDYKLPLLRVPEKFQVAV, from the exons ATGGCGGCGCAGGCGCTGCCCCTCCTCCGGTGGAGCCGGAGCGTTTCATCCCTCCGCGCCCGCTCCtcccccgccgcgccgcgccgcctctTCTCAGCCCTtcgccgccccgccgccgcccgctgCGAGGCCGGCTCCAAGGTCGTGCTCAAGGGGATGGACTACCCGGAACTCGAG GATTGGGTGCAGGCGCAGGGGTTCCGGCCGGGGCAGGCCATGATGCTGTGGAAATGCCTTTACGGGAACAACGTCTGGGCGCATTGCCACGACGAACTGGCTg GTTTAAACAAGGACTTCAGGAAGATGATAACCGAGCATGCTCATCTCAAGGCCTTAACTGTTAAGGACATCCTTACTGCATCTGACGGAACTCGTAAG ATACTGTTCTCTCTTgaagatggtccggtgattgaAACAGTTATCATTCCTTGCGCTAGGGGCAGGACAACTGTCTGTGTTTCAAGTCAAGTGGGTTGTGCCATGAATTGTCAGTTTTGCTTCACTGGAAG GATGGGTTTGAGAAAGCATCTGTTGACAGCTGAAATTGTTGAGCAGGCTGTGTTTGCTCGTAGATTATTTTCAGATGAATTTGGATCTATTACTAATGTTGTATTTATG GGCATGGGTGAACCATTGCACAATATTGACAATGTGATAAAAGCATCAGCAATAATGGTTGATGAGCAAGGCCTTCATTTTAGTCCTCGCAAGGTTACTGTCTCCACAAGTGGTCTTGTCCCACAGTTAAAACGCTTCCTCCATGAATCCAATTGCGCCCTGGCCGTCAGTCTCAATGCAACAACAGATGAG GTTAGAAACTGGATAATGCCCATAAACAGAAAATACAATCTTAACTTGCTTCTTGGCACTTTAAGGGAGGGACTTCGCTtcagaaaaaattacaaagtGCTATTTGAATATGTCATGCTTTCTGGAGTGAACGACAG TATGGATGATGCGAAGAGGCTTATAGAGCTCGTCCATGGGATTCCTTGCAAGATCAACCTCATCTCTTTCAATCCCCATAGTGGTTCCCAATTCAAGCCCACACCGGACGAGAAAATAATTGAGTTCCGCAACGTTTTAATTCAATCTGGCCTTGTGGTTTTTCTTCGGCTCAGCAGAGGGGATGATCAGATGGCTGCTTGCGGGCAGCTAGGAGAGCCTGGAGACTACAAGCTACCGCTGCTCCGTGTACCAGAGAAATTTCAGGTCGCCGTGTGA
- the LOC133908353 gene encoding CASP-like protein 4U1, whose protein sequence is MASTPRRPPPERPPPALPPPQLEPPPPDPSPSPPGEEFHTPPPSLGEASPREETNLTSDGRGPTKSPPLSPVRFPPPHRLLPPESPTGNAHEGGATAQAAPHGRPQLRLTTGLVRTPSQGSLARSPSPSPSPTPPSPLTPAPTAPNCKSGQSTPKRAEAWKPPASPVAAAIAVQFDPVEEAVTSPLHVGKARIDQQKRAAVTSPLRIGKARLDQQQRAQAAAENGGAAATAVPPDVAAVAAVGERRLLSVALRLATAVLSLVAFSVMVSARTSGWAGDYFGRHEQYRYAVGVNVIVCVYSIAQSLGEIRRLISTSFIFRSMASYYFSLFLDQVLAYLLMSASSAAASRNDLWVSRFGTDPFNKKISVAVWLSFIGFLTLAASSLISTANLFSMV, encoded by the exons ATGGCGTCGACGCCAAGGAGGCCGCCGCCGGAGAGGCCGCCGCCGGCCCTTCCCCCGCCGCAGCTGGAGCCTCCGCCCCCGGACccgtcgccatcgccgccggGCGAGGAGTTCCacacgccgccgccgtcgctgggCGAAGCGTCGCCGCGGGAGGAAACCAATTTGACCAGCGATGGGAGAGGACCCACCAAGAGCCCGCCGCTCTCGCCCGTGCGCTTCCCCCCGCCGCACCGCTTGCTTCCGCCCGAATCCCCCACGGGCAACGCGCACGAAGGGGGCGCCACCGCGCAGGCGGCGCCGCATGGCCGCCCGCAGCTTCGCCTGACGACCGGCCTCGTCCGGACGCCGTCGCAAGGGTCTCTCGCTAGGTCGCCGTCTCCGTCGCCATCGccgacgccgccgtcgccgcttaCTCCCGCTCCCACGGCACCCAACTGCAAGAGCGGCCAGAGCACGCCGAAGCGCGCGGAGGCCTGGAAGCCGCCGGCGTCGCCCGTCGCAGCGGCGATCGCGGTGCAGTTCGACCCTGTGGAGGAGGCCGTGACGTCGCCGCTGCACGTCGGCAAGGCCCGGATCGACCAGCAGAAGCGCGCAGCCGTCACGTCACCGCTGCGCATCGGCAAGGCCCGGCTCGACCAGCAGCAGCGCGCGCAGGCGGCGGCAGAGAATGGGGGCGCCGCTGCCACCGCGGTGCCGCCCGACGTGGCGGCCGTGGCCGCGGTCGGGGAGAGGAGGTTGCTGTCGGTGGCGCTGCGGCTGGCCACGGCGGTGCTCAGCCTGGTTGCCTTCTCGGTGATGGTCAGCGCCCGCACGTCCGGGTGGGCCGGCGACTACTTCGGCCGCCACGAGCAGTACAG GTACGCTGTCGGAGTGAACGTGATCGTTTGCGTTTACTCAATCGCGCAATCACTCGGTGAAATCCGCCGCCTGATCTCGACGAGTTTCATTTTCCGGAGCATGGCAAGCTACTACTTCAGCCTGTTCCTGGACCAG GTACTGGCGTATCTCCTAATGTCGGCATCGTCAGCGGCCGCGTCGCGCAACGATCTGTGGGTGTCGAGGTTcggcaccgatcccttcaacaAGAAGATCAGCGTCGCGGTCTGGCTGTCGTTCATTGGGTTCCTGACGCTCGCTGCAAGCTCCCTCATCTCCACGGCAAATCTCTTCAGCATGGTCTGA